The nucleotide sequence AGTCTCCTATTTTTGAACCTGGCCTATCTGAATTGATGCAAGAAAATTCTCAAGCCGGACGCTTAGAATTTACCTCAGACCTAGCAGAGGGAGTCGAACACGGAGATATTCTTTTTATTGCAGTAGGAACTCCGGCTTTACCCACTGGAGAAAGTGATACGCGCTATGTCGAAGCAGTGGCCAGAGGAATTGGGGCGCATCTCAATGGCGGTTACAAAGTCATCGTTAATAAGTCGACTGTTCCTATCGGTTCTGGTGACTGGGTGAGAATGATTGTCCTTGATGGAATGGCAGAACGGAAAAAAACGCCGATAACCGTAGGCGGAGGAGAGGAAGTTAATCGACTGATTGAACAAAGTCCGGCTAATTTTGATGTGGTCAGTAACCCCGAGTTTCTACGGGAAGGTTCAGCCGTTTATGATACCTTTAACCCTGATCGTATCGTATTAGGCAGCAATAGTAAAAAAGCTATCGAAATGATGCAGGAACTCTATGCTCCCCTAGTAGAACGTAAGTTTGGGGAAGATCCTTCTCTTCCTCCTGTGCCGGTGGTGGTGACAGACCTCAGTTCAGCAGAAATGATTAAGTATGCGGCTAATGCTTTCCTCGCCACGAAAATTAGTTTTATTAATGAGGTAGCCAATATTTGTGACCGTGTTGGGGCTGATGTGACTCAAGTAGGTCAAGGAATTGGCTTAGATTCTCGCATTGGGAATAAGTTTTTAAACGCTGGTATTGGTTGGGGCGGTTCTTGTTTTCCCAAGGATGTTTCCGCTTTAATTCATACCGCTAATGATTATGGTTATGAAACCGAATTACTCAAAGCGGCTGTTAGTGTTAATCAACGTCAGCGTTTAATTGTTCTAGAAAAACTGCAACACGAATTAAAAATTCTTAAAGGAAAAACAGTCGGCTTATTAGGTCTGACGTTTAAGCCTGATACTGATGATATGCGGGATGCTCCTTCTTTGAGTTTAATTGAGCAACTGAACCGCCTAGGAGCCAGAATTAAAGCTTATGATCCGATTGTGTCTCAATCTGGCTTAAGTCATGGTTTATCTAATGTTATTATCGAAACTAACCCAGAAATGTTGGCTGATAAATGTGATGCCTTAGTTTTGGTAACCGAGTGGAAAGAGTTTCTTGCTCTCGACTATACTAAGATGTCAAACCTGATGATTAATCCTGTGATTATTGATGGTCGTAATTTCTTAGATCGAGAAAAATTAGAAAGCATTGGGTTCCGTTATATCGGTATTGGACGGTAATTTCCTAACGATCACTTAAAAATTGTGTAATGTGCTTAGAGACGCTCTCGATAACGTCTCTATTTTCTCTTGGGTTGCCCGCGTTAATTCGGGTTTAGGCGG is from Gloeothece verrucosa PCC 7822 and encodes:
- a CDS encoding UDP-glucose dehydrogenase family protein; translation: MRVCVIGTGYVGLVTGVCLAHIGHHVICVDNNVEKVKLMKSGQSPIFEPGLSELMQENSQAGRLEFTSDLAEGVEHGDILFIAVGTPALPTGESDTRYVEAVARGIGAHLNGGYKVIVNKSTVPIGSGDWVRMIVLDGMAERKKTPITVGGGEEVNRLIEQSPANFDVVSNPEFLREGSAVYDTFNPDRIVLGSNSKKAIEMMQELYAPLVERKFGEDPSLPPVPVVVTDLSSAEMIKYAANAFLATKISFINEVANICDRVGADVTQVGQGIGLDSRIGNKFLNAGIGWGGSCFPKDVSALIHTANDYGYETELLKAAVSVNQRQRLIVLEKLQHELKILKGKTVGLLGLTFKPDTDDMRDAPSLSLIEQLNRLGARIKAYDPIVSQSGLSHGLSNVIIETNPEMLADKCDALVLVTEWKEFLALDYTKMSNLMINPVIIDGRNFLDREKLESIGFRYIGIGR